In Acidiferrobacteraceae bacterium, the genomic stretch TAGAACGTGCACACCTCCCACCAGGGTTCGTTGGGCGGGTAAGGCGCCGTGGTCGATATCGCGCCGGTCAGTTCGTCGAAGGTGCCGCCGCCAAAGCGCACCGCGTCGGCGATGACGGCCAGTCCGGCCTCGCTGGACTGGTTGTCGAGCGTGACCCGCGCCTCCTCGCCGGCCAGGAAGCCGTAGGAGCCGAGATAATGCCACGTATCGCCGTGAACCCGCTGGTCGACGGCGACCGTGGTCTCGCCCCCAGCGTGATGCACCGTGTAGCGCGCGTCGGGCGCGCGGTGAGCGCCCGGGCGGTACCAGGCGTAGACGGCGTACCGGCCGTCTGCGGGCAGCGTGGCCGTCCAGGCAGCGGTGGCCGTCGCCGTGCCGGTCACCGTCTCGGCATAGCGATAGCTCGTACCCCCGTAGCCCGCTCCTATAGAGCTTGTGGTCGTCCACACGCCGGTCTCGGCGTATCCCGTGCCCGCCGCGGGGCTGTCGTTATCCACGATCACCTCGGCGCCGTTCATGTCCCGCTCACGGACGGGGATGACGGTCGCGCCGGCGTTCCACAGGTATTGCAGCAGGTATTGGTTCACCGCCTCGGCGTTGTTGTGATCCTCGATGATGGGGCCGGCGTAGCCGCCGGTGGGGTACGGCGGGCGCTGCGTGCGCCAGTCGGAGCCGGTCCACTCCCAGCCGTGCCCCGCGCTGACGTACACCGTCTTGCCTGTGAGCGCGCCCTGCGGTTGGCCCTGTCCGGGGGATGGGGGCTGGCCCACGTAGCCGGGCACGCCGTCCAGCGCGCCCTCGCCATCGGGCGCCGCCTCCTTGCGCGGCGCGGGCGTCTCGGGCAGAAAGGAGGCCAGCGGCACGAACGCCCCGGCGCCTGCGTCCCACGCCCGGATGCGCAGGTCGCGCCAGCGCAGCGGCTCCAGCGTCCCGCCGACCTGGCGAACGACGACCTCGAACGTCTCGGGGTCGAGCCCGCCCAGCGCCCGCTGCTCCACCCGCAAGTAGACCACGACCGTGTCATCGGCCTCGACGTCCACGCGATCCAGTGTCGTCCCCTGCGGGATGGCGGACCACAGCCCCTGCGCCCGCTCCTCGTCCGTAGGACCTGCCAGCAGCGCCGTCATCAGCGCCTCCCCGCTCTCCGCCGCGACCGTCCGCTCGACGCACACCGGCCCCTGGTCCGACCAGAAACACACGGCCGCCAGCGTCTGCGCAGCAGCGCCGACGAGCGCCACGCGAAGGGCGACCAAGAAAACGATCGAAACACCGCACGCTAGCAGCAACCATCGCATTCTACTCTTCATATTTCTCCAAGGTGTCTGACACTCTTGCGGATTTATCACGAATGACACGAGTCAACGAATTTCACGAATCTTTTTGGTACACGTTCGACATCATTCGTACCATTTGCCCATTCGTGATTCAAACGGGCTGGTGGCTAAATGTCTCTAACAACTCTCGTAGCCGCGATTTCGCAATCGTGGCTACAGACTATGCCAGGTCCACCAGCACCGGCTTGAGTAGCCGCTTGGTGATGACCAGCAGCGCGATGCCGCCGAGAACCACGACGACCGTCCACAGGTTCCACGTGTTGAGCACGAATCCCAGCGCCAGACCCGCCGCCGGGGGATGTTCCGTGTTGGTGATGACCATCAGGAGCATGGTCAGCCCCACTGCGGCCGCGCCCGACACCTGGTCCAGCCACGCCGACGCGAGAGGAAGCTGCATCAGCAGCGGCAGCGAGAACAGATAACTGCACGTACAGCCCACGATTGTACCGATCAGATATCCCCCCAGCAGGAACCTGGGTCGAGAGAGACGCGCATGCGGCAGGGCGAAGGCGATGAACGCGCTCGCTCCCAAACTGGCGATGATGGTCGTGTTCGTCACCGCGTCGAGCACGAACAGCACAGCAAACACCACGCAGGTTGCCAGCCCACATTGCAGAAGGTACCTCTTCTTGCGCGCCTTGAACTTGTCGTCAAGCAGTCTCATCGCTCGCTTCCTCGCGCGGCCCAAGCCAGTAGATCCTCCACGTTCCAGGCGTTGACCACGTCCGCGGCCCGCGCCCAGCCCCGGCGGGCCGTCGCCACCCCAAACGGCAACCAGTGGAAACCCTCTACGTCGTGGGCGTCCGAGTTGATCGCCAGCTTGACGCCCAGGTCGATCGCCCGCCGCACGTGCGCGTCGCGAAGGTCGAGCCGCTTGGGATAGGCGTTGACCTCCAGCGCCGTGCCCGTCTTGGCGGCGGCGCGAAAGACCGCGTCCATATCCAGGTCGGCCCCCTCGCGCTCGTCGATGAAACGTCCCGTGGGATGGGCGATGACGTCGACGTGGGGATTGCGGATCGCGGCGAGCGTGCGCGCCGTGAACTGCTCCCGGCCCTGGCGCAGGCCCGTGTGCACCGCTGCCACGACCAGGTCGAGCTCGGCCAGCACTTCGTCGGGAAAGTCGAGGCTGCCGTCGGCGTGCACCTCGACCTCGGCGCCGGCCAGCACGCGGAACGTAGAGCCCATCTTCGCATTGACCTCCTCGATCTCGGCCCGCTGGCGGCGCAGGTCGTCGATCGTCTGCCCACCGGCGACGCCCAGGCTGTGGGAGTGGTCGGTCACCAGCGCGTACGCGAGGCCATAGTCGCGCGCCGCCTGGGCCATCTCCA encodes the following:
- a CDS encoding GerMN domain-containing protein, producing the protein MRWLLLACGVSIVFLVALRVALVGAAAQTLAAVCFWSDQGPVCVERTVAAESGEALMTALLAGPTDEERAQGLWSAIPQGTTLDRVDVEADDTVVVYLRVEQRALGGLDPETFEVVVRQVGGTLEPLRWRDLRIRAWDAGAGAFVPLASFLPETPAPRKEAAPDGEGALDGVPGYVGQPPSPGQGQPQGALTGKTVYVSAGHGWEWTGSDWRTQRPPYPTGGYAGPIIEDHNNAEAVNQYLLQYLWNAGATVIPVRERDMNGAEVIVDNDSPAAGTGYAETGVWTTTSSIGAGYGGTSYRYAETVTGTATATAAWTATLPADGRYAVYAWYRPGAHRAPDARYTVHHAGGETTVAVDQRVHGDTWHYLGSYGFLAGEEARVTLDNQSSEAGLAVIADAVRFGGGTFDELTGAISTTAPYPPNEPWWEVCTF
- a CDS encoding HPP family protein, with amino-acid sequence MRLLDDKFKARKKRYLLQCGLATCVVFAVLFVLDAVTNTTIIASLGASAFIAFALPHARLSRPRFLLGGYLIGTIVGCTCSYLFSLPLLMQLPLASAWLDQVSGAAAVGLTMLLMVITNTEHPPAAGLALGFVLNTWNLWTVVVVLGGIALLVITKRLLKPVLVDLA